In Dromiciops gliroides isolate mDroGli1 chromosome 4, mDroGli1.pri, whole genome shotgun sequence, one DNA window encodes the following:
- the LOC122725487 gene encoding LOW QUALITY PROTEIN: intelectin-1-like (The sequence of the model RefSeq protein was modified relative to this genomic sequence to represent the inferred CDS: substituted 1 base at 1 genomic stop codon) produces the protein MIWLSILLFLILATHVGSADSGLHLYLQESCTSLGSIPRSCKEIKXVCVALSSADGLYFLQTENGNIYQTFCDMRSGGGGWTLVASVHENHLAGKCTQGDRWSSQQGNTQDYPEGDGNWANYATFGSAEAATSGDYKNPGYYDIQAKDLAIWHVPNMSPMEQWRNSSLLRYRVRNSFFTDLGGNLFGLYQRYPVKYGTGQCSADNGPAVPVIYDFGDAEKTAQYYSPLGQKEFVGGFIQFRVYNNERAVNALCPGMQVTACNTEHHCIGGGGFFPEGAPSQCGDFSSFEWSGYGTHTGYSNSWEITEAAVLLFYR, from the exons ATGATCTGGCTTTCTATATTGCTGTTCCTGATATTGGCAACCCATGTAGGCAGTGCTG ACTCAGGTCTCCATCTGTACCTGCAAGAGTCCTGCACTTCTCTTGGATCCATACCTCGAAGCTGCAAGGAAATCAAA TGAGTCTGTGTGGCTTTGTCCTCTGCAGATGGCCTGTACTTCCTCCAGACTGAGAATGGAAACATCTACCAGACCTTTTGTGACATGCGGTCTGGGGGAGGCGGTTGGACCCTGGTGGCCAGTGTGCATGAAAATCACTTGGCAGGGAAGTGCACCCAGGGGGATCGCTGGTCCAGCCAGCAGGGTAACACACAAGACTACCCTGAAGGTGATGGGAACTGGGCTAATTATGCCACCTTTGGATCTGCAGAAGCTGCTACCAGTGGTGACTACAAG AACCCAGGTTACTATGACATCCAGGCCAAGGACCTAGCCATCTGGCATGTGCCCAACATGTCTCCCATGGAGCAATGGAGGAATAGCTCACTGCTGAGATATC gagtcaggaa tagCTTCTTCACTGATCTGGGAGGGAACCTTTTTGGCCTCTATCAG AGGTATCCAGTGAAATATGGGACTGGCCAGTGTTCAGCTGACAATGGCCCAGCTGTGCCTGTCATCTATGACTTTGGCGATGCAGAAAAAACTGCCCAGTATTACTCTCCACTTGGCCAGA AGGAATTTGTTGGCGGTTTCATCCAGTTCCGGGTATATAATAATGAAAGAGCAGTGAATGCCTTGTGTCCTGGAATGCAAGTCACTGCATGTAACACTGAACAT CACTGCATTGGTGGAGGAGGATTCTTTCCAGAAGGGGCTCCCAGTCAGTGTGGGGATTTCTCTTCCTTTGAATGGAGTGGCTATGGAACTCATACTGGTTATAGCAACAGTTGGGAGATAACAGAGGCTGCTGTGCTCCTGTTCTACAGATGA